The window CCGACGCTGAGAGCCTTGAACAGGCAGCAGTTATCCAATTTGTGCAGATTGCAGAAGCCGCCATCGCAGCGCGGGACAGGTTTACCGTTGCCTTGTCGGGGGGCTCAACTCCTAAACGCCTGTATCAACTCCTGGCAACACCTGAGTGGCGCAACAAAGTGGACTGGAACAAGGTTCATCTATTTGGGGCGACGAGCGGCACGTTCCCCCTGATCACCCAGACAGCAACTACCGCATGGTGCGAGAGAGTTTGATCGATCACGTGCCAATTCCAGAAGCCAATGTTCATCGCATTAAGACAGAAAATCCTGATGCTGCTCAGGTTGCAAGTGAGTATGAGCAGTTGTTGCGACCGTTCTTCGCACTAAGCGAACATGAGTTACCCCAGTTTGATTTAGTCTTGCTCGGCATGGGTGCAGATGGGCATACGGCATCCCTCTTTCCCCAAATAGGAGCAATTTTTGAGCTAAAGCATCTAGTTGTTGCACCGTGGATTGAAAAGTTCAAAACCCACCGCATCACATTAACACCGCCGGTAATCAACAAGGCTTTACAGATCATCTTTTTTGTAACAGGAGTAGAAAAAGCCACGGCCCTGAAGTCAGTATTAGAAGGCATCTATCAGCCCGAGCGTTTCCCAGCTCAAATTATTCGCTCAACGCACGGTACTCTGCTGTGGATGGTTGATCAAGCTGCTGCAAGCTCACTATCAACTGTTAGCTTGGTGAAAACGTAAACTGCGAAGCAAGGGAGGCGCTGTTCTTTGGGCCTTTCTTGCAACCTAGACGTATAACAGCTAACTAAACTCAACAGTGCCAGTAGCTAGCACTGTTGGGTTTAGAGTGAGAGAATCAGGGTTTTAGATGCCAGCTTGACCAACTAACTAATAGTCGTTGTTGCAGCCGCTACCTTCTATTCTGGGAGCGGCTTATTGCTGTGTTGCTGATAGTGACGTTTGGCCTTGGAGCGGTTTCCACAGGTTTTCATATCGCACCAGCGGCGGGTGCCGTTCTTTGAGGTGTCGAAAAAATACAAAATGCAATCCGGGTGATCACAAGTACGAATCCGACCTGGAGCAGTTCTTAGCAAGCCAAGCAAATTTTGAGCGGCTAGCCAAGCTACTCGCCAGGATGACGGAACTTCGGGAATAGTCTCGGGACCATCCTTGCCCAGTTGCTCCAGCACACGCCCCTGTGCAAGGACGACATTCAGGGCATTCCGAGCTGCAATATCGCTGGGAGACTCCAGCACTTTTCGGATGGCGGCACGGGTTTCGATCAGCCTCAGACGCACAGTTTCAACCAGCTCATCTTGCTGGAGGCTATGTTCTTCCAGCCAAGCAGTCGTGCCTACAGCAGTGCTTAGAAGATCTTGGCGCAAGCCGCTCTCTAACCATTCTGTGTTCAGCAGATCCAGAGCGAGAGGTTCTCCGGTCAGAGGACGTTGGGAAATCACAAGCCCATTCTAACCCCTGAAAAATCTTGAATGGTTAGAAAAGCTATGATATTCTGACTCTAACCCTTCAAACAATTTGAGCAGTTAGAATACGGATCAAACTCAAGCCTGTACAGACAAGGGGCTTTCTAAAACGAACTTTGAAGCGAGCCCCGACTGGGACTCAAACTGCTTATCCAGAAAATTAGAGGACCGGTCAATGCTCAAGTTGTACAGTCACTCATTGTCAGGAAATTGTCACAAGGTGCAGTTGATGTTATCCCTGCTCGGCTTGGAGTATGAACTCGTACCCGTTGACCTGCTCAACGGCGAGCAGAAGGCTCCAGCGTTTCTGGTCTTAAACTCACTAGGACAAGTCCCCGTCTTTATTGATGGGAAGCTTCTCATTCGAGATGCACAAGCCATTTTGGTCTATCTAGCAAGGCGCT of the Leptolyngbya sp. FACHB-261 genome contains:
- a CDS encoding CGNR zinc finger domain-containing protein, producing MISQRPLTGEPLALDLLNTEWLESGLRQDLLSTAVGTTAWLEEHSLQQDELVETVRLRLIETRAAIRKVLESPSDIAARNALNVVLAQGRVLEQLGKDGPETIPEVPSSWRVAWLAAQNLLGLLRTAPGRIRTCDHPDCILYFFDTSKNGTRRWCDMKTCGNRSKAKRHYQQHSNKPLPE